GGAATTGAAACGGTGGTGTTCGGCACTTCCATTCGCTCGCTTCAACGGCTGGGCTGGCGGCAAATCGACATTCTGGCGGAAGAAGTCATTCGTCGTAGCCCAGGGTGGAACTGCACTCTGATCGACGGCGTGTTGGAGCAGGACTGTGACGATTTGTTCCAAAAGGCGATGTTACAACGTGTGTCCTTCGAGTGACGTAGTTCCCGTAGAATCATCCAGAAAGAGCGTCGAATGAAACTTGCTTACTTGTCGGGCTGTTTAGCCCTGTTGATGGTGACAACGGCGATGGCCGAAGACACGCAGCAACCCCTGTTCGACTTCACCGGAGCCGACGCTACGAAGGACTGGCAGACCGTCAACGACGGCGTGATGGGCGGCGTCTCCGAAGGGAAGTTCCAGATCACCGACAAGAAGACGATGGAGTTCTCCGGTACGCTGTCTTTAGCAAACAACGGCGGCTTTGCCTCGGTGCGAACGAAGGCCAAGAAGCTCGGTCTGGAAAAAGGTGATACGCTAGTCGCCAAGGTGAAAGGCGATGGGCGGGAGTACCACATGAATCTTTCTGTTCCGACATTCCAGATCGCTTACAACTACCGAGCGGTTTTTCAGACCAAGAAAGATGAATGGATTGAGGTCAAATTGCCTTTGGACAAGTTTGAGGCAACGTCTTTCGGGCAAGTCGTCAAGAATGCCGGGCAAGTCAAGCCAACTTCTGTCAACGGTTTGGGCTTCATGCTAAGTGACAAGAAGGCCGGGCCGTTCAAGTTGGAGATTGAGTCGATCAAGGTGGAGCGGGCGAGGAAGTAACGCCTCGCCTCATTTCATCGGATGCTTCTGAAAGAACTCCCAGATCAGGTCGTTGGCCGAAATGTCGAGCGTTGACTTCCCAATCAGGCTGATCGGCGCTTTCTGTCCCGGCCAAGTGTGACCGCCGCCTTCGATCTCGATCAGAACGACCTCGGCTCCATCCTTCCCTGGCCCGTAGGTCTTCTTCGTCACGCTGGTTCCGTCTTCTTCCTTGTCGGGGAATTCAGTGGTCGTCGGCTCATCAGGGCATTCGTTGATCTTTCGCCAGATGGCGATGGATTCCTCAACTGACTTGAACGTCAGGAACTTCGGCGTGCCTTTATCGGGTCCACCGAACGGAACCATGTTGTCGGCCTTGCCGTGGAAGTGCATCACTGGCACTGGTCGTTTTGGTTTGCTGTCGTCGATGGCGATGGTTCCCGCCACGGGTGCGATGGCGGCGATACGATCCGACAGTTCGGCAGCCAGTCGATAGCACATCATGCCGCCATTGGAGATGCCCGTGGCAAAGACCCGCTTGGGATCGACGTTGGTGACGGTGGCAAGATCGTCGAGGAGTGCGCCAACGTACTTCACGTCATCGGCACTCCCCTCGGCCATCTTGCCTTGGCGACCACCGGCGTTGAGCGTCAGGAAAGGACCGAGGCCCGTGCCGTTGGGATAGACGGCGATGAAACCAGCTTCATCCGACTTCTTGCTCATGCCCGTGAAGGACACGGTGATGGCGGCGTTCGTTCCTGCACCGTGGAAGA
Above is a window of Anatilimnocola aggregata DNA encoding:
- a CDS encoding alpha/beta hydrolase family esterase, whose translation is MTTLLLLLTALAADPLGPGDHTRKLTVDGRERSYLVHIPPKYDPEKPTPVVLVFHGAGTNAAITVSFTGMSKKSDEAGFIAVYPNGTGLGPFLTLNAGGRQGKMAEGSADDVKYVGALLDDLATVTNVDPKRVFATGISNGGMMCYRLAAELSDRIAAIAPVAGTIAIDDSKPKRPVPVMHFHGKADNMVPFGGPDKGTPKFLTFKSVEESIAIWRKINECPDEPTTTEFPDKEEDGTSVTKKTYGPGKDGAEVVLIEIEGGGHTWPGQKAPISLIGKSTLDISANDLIWEFFQKHPMK
- a CDS encoding CIA30 family protein, with the protein product MKLAYLSGCLALLMVTTAMAEDTQQPLFDFTGADATKDWQTVNDGVMGGVSEGKFQITDKKTMEFSGTLSLANNGGFASVRTKAKKLGLEKGDTLVAKVKGDGREYHMNLSVPTFQIAYNYRAVFQTKKDEWIEVKLPLDKFEATSFGQVVKNAGQVKPTSVNGLGFMLSDKKAGPFKLEIESIKVERARK